From Pseudanabaena sp. PCC 6802, one genomic window encodes:
- a CDS encoding ABC transporter ATP-binding protein: protein MARSQLQKLNTYLRPHYRDLILGTLALLVVNAIGTYIPWLIRVAVDELGRAFTTEKVMYYVWMVIVLSSVMWGIRMASRMLIFGVGRQVEFDLKQKLFTHLLKLSPSYFANNSVGNLISIVTSDVENVRRLLGFAILSLINTVFAYAMTLPLMLVIDVKLSLLAIAVYPLMFILVQSFSGQLRDEQLRVQEELATISALLQEDLNGMALIKTYAQEANERQAFHQLNQKLLAANIQMAKTRNFLFPILGGIASVSLLVLLWVGGGMLAEPNTSFTVGKLIALIIYVERLIFPTALLGFVLTTYQRGQVSIARVEQILDEPPGIVDRDDAINIDIKQIKGKIEARHLTYQYPGAPNPALADVSFTIEPGETVAAIGTVGSGKSTLANALLRLLDIAPGQLWIDGMDVTQIRVGDLRSAIAYVPQDSFLFSASIGDNIRYGNPDATNAAVEYYAQQAHIQGEILNFPRRYDTLVGERGITLSGGQRQRTALARALLVDSPILLLDDALSSVDNQTATDILANLPKQKTVIFISHKLSVAANADRIILMDRGQIVRVGTHQELLTESPLYSKLWDQYKLEEDLK from the coding sequence ATGGCGCGATCGCAACTACAGAAACTCAATACCTACCTCCGTCCCCACTATCGGGATTTGATTTTGGGCACGCTTGCCCTCCTTGTCGTTAATGCCATCGGCACTTACATCCCCTGGCTAATTCGGGTAGCAGTTGACGAACTAGGCAGAGCCTTCACCACGGAAAAGGTGATGTATTACGTCTGGATGGTTATAGTCCTGTCTTCGGTGATGTGGGGCATTCGCATGGCATCGCGCATGTTGATATTTGGCGTGGGTCGGCAGGTGGAGTTCGACCTCAAGCAAAAACTATTTACCCACTTACTCAAGCTTTCACCCAGTTATTTTGCCAATAATTCCGTTGGTAACTTGATCAGCATTGTGACCAGCGATGTTGAAAATGTGCGCCGCCTGTTGGGCTTCGCCATACTCAGTTTAATTAATACGGTATTTGCCTATGCGATGACGCTGCCGCTCATGCTGGTAATTGATGTCAAGCTCAGTTTGCTGGCGATCGCGGTTTATCCCTTGATGTTTATCCTGGTGCAGAGCTTTAGCGGTCAACTGCGCGACGAGCAGTTACGGGTGCAGGAAGAACTAGCCACGATTAGCGCTCTGCTGCAAGAGGATCTCAATGGCATGGCTTTGATCAAGACCTATGCCCAAGAAGCAAACGAGCGGCAGGCTTTTCACCAACTCAATCAAAAATTGCTCGCGGCTAACATCCAGATGGCAAAAACCCGTAACTTCCTATTCCCGATATTGGGTGGTATTGCCAGTGTCAGCCTGCTGGTTTTGCTCTGGGTAGGTGGCGGTATGCTAGCCGAACCAAATACTAGCTTTACGGTGGGCAAGCTCATCGCGTTAATTATTTACGTGGAGCGGCTCATATTTCCCACTGCTCTCCTTGGCTTTGTCCTCACTACCTATCAAAGGGGGCAAGTTAGCATAGCGCGCGTCGAACAGATCCTGGATGAACCGCCAGGCATAGTCGATCGCGATGATGCCATCAACATCGATATTAAGCAGATTAAAGGCAAGATCGAAGCACGCCACCTCACCTATCAATATCCCGGTGCCCCCAACCCTGCGCTTGCAGATGTCAGTTTTACGATCGAACCGGGAGAAACTGTGGCTGCGATCGGTACGGTCGGTTCGGGTAAGTCTACGCTGGCAAACGCCCTACTGCGACTCCTGGATATTGCACCCGGACAACTGTGGATTGACGGGATGGACGTTACCCAAATCCGAGTCGGCGATCTCAGAAGCGCGATCGCCTACGTACCCCAGGACAGCTTCCTGTTCAGTGCGTCGATCGGCGATAACATTCGCTATGGCAACCCCGACGCTACCAATGCCGCAGTCGAATACTATGCCCAGCAGGCACATATACAAGGCGAGATTTTGAACTTCCCTCGTCGCTACGATACTTTAGTAGGAGAACGGGGGATTACGCTGTCCGGCGGTCAGCGCCAACGCACGGCGCTTGCCCGAGCGCTATTGGTAGATTCACCAATTTTGCTCCTGGATGATGCGCTATCCAGCGTTGATAATCAGACAGCAACGGATATTCTGGCTAATTTGCCCAAACAGAAAACCGTAATCTTTATCTCGCACAAACTTTCTGTGGCTGCTAATGCCGATCGCATTATCCTCATGGATCGCGGACAAATCGTTCGGGTTGGCACGCATCAAGAATTACTTACAGAATCGCCGCTGTACAGTAAACTTTGGGATCAATATAAGTTAGAAGAAGATCTTAAGTAA
- a CDS encoding ATP-binding protein, which yields MYQEIAESIRTCQLQAASLLIYRDILAEEPGQKFLRVLQTLSEQISNQNAIADGLSISSKSTASECLQAYGQWFLAMATVNCSWQDYLIDCILTASNPFTQLAQTTEFSNFPLDLVSAVQHDLKVLHNLSSVGSNCLTQWLQAAIDLPFEPVAWHGNASTSDSHIALRHLLRSLSNWAEALPQLADRYHKYGTGVFAQYAALSWRSGELVGISHPDLVQIENLIGYDLQKETLLKNTEFFLAGAKALHVLLYGSRGSGKSSLVKSLLLKYSDRGLRLIEVAKSDLRDLPIIVEQLRHAPQKFIIFVDDLSFEQESEDYKALKVLLEGNLTARPENVIVYATSNRRHLLREYFSDRPRPSDSDEVHPWDTVQEKLSLSDRFGLTITFTGADQHTYLQIVTHLAARAKIGISPEDLEYRALQWATRHNGRSGRTAQQFIDFLQAEAIAAL from the coding sequence ATGTACCAAGAAATAGCAGAATCGATCCGGACGTGTCAACTGCAAGCTGCATCGCTGCTCATCTATCGAGATATCTTGGCAGAGGAGCCAGGTCAGAAGTTTCTGCGAGTTTTGCAAACTCTGAGCGAGCAGATTAGCAACCAGAACGCGATCGCTGATGGATTGTCGATATCATCTAAAAGCACGGCATCAGAATGTTTGCAAGCCTACGGTCAGTGGTTTCTCGCGATGGCGACGGTTAACTGTAGTTGGCAAGATTATCTTATAGATTGCATTTTAACTGCTAGTAACCCATTTACCCAACTCGCGCAAACTACGGAGTTTTCAAACTTCCCACTAGACCTTGTTTCAGCAGTTCAGCACGATCTTAAAGTACTGCACAATTTGAGTTCTGTGGGCAGTAACTGCTTGACGCAATGGCTGCAAGCCGCGATCGATCTGCCCTTCGAGCCGGTGGCATGGCATGGTAATGCATCTACAAGCGATTCGCATATAGCACTGAGACATCTACTGCGATCGCTAAGTAATTGGGCAGAAGCATTACCGCAACTCGCCGATCGCTATCACAAATATGGCACGGGGGTATTTGCCCAATATGCTGCTCTATCCTGGCGATCGGGCGAGCTAGTCGGCATCAGCCATCCCGATCTCGTCCAAATAGAGAATCTAATAGGTTACGATCTGCAAAAAGAGACCTTACTCAAAAATACAGAGTTTTTCCTGGCAGGAGCGAAGGCTTTGCACGTTCTCCTCTATGGCAGTCGTGGCTCTGGCAAGTCATCGCTGGTAAAATCTCTACTCCTGAAATATAGCGATCGCGGGCTGCGACTGATCGAAGTCGCAAAATCCGATCTGAGAGATTTGCCAATTATTGTCGAGCAATTGCGTCATGCTCCGCAGAAGTTCATTATCTTTGTTGATGACCTCTCATTCGAGCAGGAATCAGAAGACTACAAAGCACTGAAAGTCTTGTTAGAAGGTAACCTGACTGCTCGACCAGAGAACGTAATTGTTTACGCCACATCCAATCGCCGCCACCTCTTACGCGAATATTTTAGCGATCGCCCCCGTCCCAGTGACAGCGATGAAGTTCACCCTTGGGATACAGTTCAAGAAAAACTCTCACTTAGCGATCGCTTTGGCTTAACGATTACATTTACCGGAGCCGACCAGCATACCTACTTACAAATCGTCACGCATTTAGCCGCACGCGCAAAAATTGGGATTAGTCCAGAGGACTTGGAATATCGCGCTTTGCAGTGGGCAACCAGGCATAATGGGCGGTCGGGACGCACGGCTCAGCAATTCATCGACTTTTTGCAAGCAGAAGCAATCGCAGCACTATAG
- a CDS encoding Npun_F0494 family protein: MTKQSIDFTAPSLKRAESAVICSPFTLKLLAELAERGVPLRAIAAPEGIKLQYLNRPLGLIPTENALLWLVQVGVLRREVDGQGITDSFRLTPLGFQVLEKWRSQQQFPSPTWRDRFQNFLAQIQPSRFI; the protein is encoded by the coding sequence ATGACAAAACAGAGCATTGATTTCACAGCCCCTAGCCTCAAAAGAGCTGAAAGCGCAGTAATCTGTTCTCCCTTTACGCTCAAATTGCTAGCGGAATTAGCCGAAAGGGGAGTTCCTTTGCGCGCGATCGCTGCGCCAGAAGGCATCAAGCTTCAATATCTCAACCGACCTTTGGGATTAATCCCAACTGAGAATGCTTTGTTATGGTTGGTACAGGTAGGCGTACTGCGTCGTGAAGTGGACGGACAGGGCATTACCGATAGTTTTCGCCTGACCCCATTGGGCTTTCAGGTTCTAGAGAAATGGCGATCGCAACAGCAATTTCCCTCACCGACATGGCGCGATCGCTTCCAAAATTTCCTCGCTCAGATCCAACCATCACGCTTTATCTAG
- a CDS encoding hemolysin family protein — protein MLTIPEFTVAAYLSVNSATVSGFVYDALLLIALLMASALCSASETAITALDNLKLRSLIREQGDRDGIFTLVMEQRTRFITTLLIANNLVNIGATVIAADAFIKWFGNAGLGIATGIMTLLVLAFGEITPKSIAVNNVMPIFRVVVKPIYWLSIAISPVIFLFETIAQWAIHVFQVNSMPRGESMQDLQLLIEVLSGKGQLDWDRRQILHKALELDRLSVRKVVKSRIDMQTISHDAPLDEAIDLCLDTGFSRLPVQEASKDEIVGVVTLKMALQHRRNIGNGLVSDVMVAPVYVPETKRVADLLKEMLSEQLHLAIVVDEYGGTVGLVTLEDVLEELVGEIYDESDTANRSRRINEKRR, from the coding sequence GTGCTCACTATACCTGAATTTACAGTTGCAGCTTACCTTTCCGTCAATAGTGCCACAGTTAGCGGTTTTGTTTATGATGCTTTACTACTGATAGCACTATTGATGGCATCAGCGTTGTGTTCTGCCTCCGAAACTGCTATTACAGCTTTGGACAATCTGAAGTTACGCTCTCTGATCCGCGAACAGGGCGATCGCGACGGCATCTTTACTTTAGTCATGGAGCAACGCACTCGTTTTATTACCACGCTCTTAATCGCCAATAACCTGGTTAATATTGGTGCTACGGTAATTGCTGCCGATGCCTTTATTAAGTGGTTTGGTAATGCGGGCTTAGGAATTGCCACTGGGATCATGACACTGTTAGTCCTGGCATTTGGCGAAATTACGCCTAAGTCGATCGCCGTGAATAACGTCATGCCCATTTTTCGGGTAGTGGTAAAACCGATTTACTGGCTGTCAATAGCCATATCCCCGGTAATCTTTTTATTTGAAACCATTGCGCAATGGGCAATTCACGTGTTTCAGGTCAATAGTATGCCCAGGGGCGAATCGATGCAGGACTTGCAGTTATTAATCGAAGTCCTCAGCGGTAAAGGTCAACTAGATTGGGACAGGCGGCAGATTCTGCACAAAGCCTTGGAACTAGATCGCCTCAGTGTGCGTAAGGTGGTGAAATCTCGCATTGATATGCAAACCATTTCCCATGATGCTCCCCTGGATGAAGCGATCGATCTATGTTTAGATACAGGCTTCTCGCGCCTGCCCGTGCAGGAGGCTTCTAAGGATGAGATTGTAGGTGTGGTCACCCTCAAGATGGCATTGCAGCATCGCCGTAACATTGGCAATGGCCTGGTGAGCGACGTAATGGTCGCACCTGTATACGTGCCAGAGACCAAGCGGGTAGCAGACCTGCTCAAGGAAATGCTATCGGAGCAATTACACCTGGCGATCGTTGTAGATGAGTATGGTGGCACTGTAGGATTAGTCACTTTGGAAGATGTTTTAGAGGAACTTGTCGGTGAAATTTACGATGAGAGCGATACGGCAAATCGAAGTAGGCGGATAAATGAAAAGAGAAGGTAG
- a CDS encoding TMEM14 family protein, with amino-acid sequence MSLGIVAAIAYGILAIVGGILGYVKSKSKVSIISGSISGALLIASAIAQLQGISGARIASIAIAGVLVIVFALRFAKTRKFMPAGLMIFAGLVSLAAMLLSAT; translated from the coding sequence ATGAGCTTAGGTATTGTGGCGGCGATCGCCTACGGCATTTTGGCAATTGTGGGCGGTATTTTGGGGTACGTCAAAAGCAAGAGCAAAGTCTCGATTATCTCTGGCAGCATCAGCGGCGCTTTGTTAATCGCGTCTGCGATCGCCCAACTACAGGGCATCAGTGGGGCGCGGATTGCCAGCATTGCGATCGCGGGGGTATTAGTCATCGTGTTTGCGCTGCGCTTCGCAAAAACCAGGAAATTTATGCCAGCCGGATTGATGATCTTTGCAGGCTTGGTATCACTTGCCGCCATGCTTTTGTCTGCGACATAG
- a CDS encoding DUF1800 domain-containing protein, which translates to MMDKMQQKAHFWRRASFGATLEELNSTESNTDLLHRWLQTSTSIEVPDLSAPVQIKGKKRKRFLEFGDWLLKQMVNPANPLQERVTNFWRDHFVVSMHKIPFPQLLTDYEQRLHSHAFGDFRELLMSVTTSPAMLAYLDNARNRAGRINENFSREVMELFTIGRGNYTERDIQEGARSLTGWIIRTDRNTGITAVNFLPRRHDRGNKTFLGRSGNFKTEDIVDILANHPATAKLIGTKLWSTFVYPNPEPEIVQRLAGVYQKSDRSIKALVEAIFTAPEFYSTRAYRSRLKPPIYFIVGSLRQLQIKADRAKVIASLRAMGQIPYNAPTVKGWPQDAGWLTAPSLLTRLNLAQQLVKEGDDDLGFEYDAQRFTTADLVTLLLDGKPEPGLSNAMSGLSIREATGLILSSPTYQLA; encoded by the coding sequence ATGATGGATAAGATGCAGCAAAAGGCACATTTCTGGCGGAGGGCAAGTTTTGGAGCCACCCTGGAAGAACTAAATAGTACGGAAAGCAATACCGATCTCCTGCACCGTTGGCTGCAAACGAGTACGTCAATTGAGGTGCCAGATCTGAGCGCTCCCGTGCAGATAAAAGGAAAGAAGCGAAAACGGTTTCTAGAGTTCGGCGATTGGTTGCTCAAACAGATGGTGAATCCCGCCAATCCTTTACAGGAAAGGGTGACAAACTTCTGGCGCGATCATTTTGTCGTTTCCATGCATAAAATTCCCTTCCCACAGTTACTCACAGACTACGAGCAGCGCCTCCATTCTCACGCCTTTGGAGATTTCCGCGAACTACTCATGAGCGTTACCACCAGCCCCGCCATGCTGGCATACCTGGACAACGCCCGCAATCGAGCTGGTAGGATCAACGAGAATTTCAGCCGCGAAGTGATGGAGTTATTTACGATTGGGCGGGGAAATTACACGGAAAGAGATATCCAGGAAGGAGCGCGATCGCTTACGGGTTGGATAATTAGAACCGATCGGAATACGGGGATAACAGCGGTTAACTTTCTGCCCCGCCGCCACGATCGCGGAAATAAAACTTTCCTAGGACGCAGTGGCAACTTCAAAACCGAAGATATCGTGGATATTCTGGCCAATCATCCCGCTACCGCCAAGCTGATTGGCACCAAACTGTGGAGTACATTTGTTTATCCCAATCCCGAACCAGAGATCGTGCAACGGCTGGCTGGGGTTTATCAAAAGAGCGATCGCAGTATTAAAGCCTTAGTTGAAGCCATATTCACCGCACCCGAGTTTTACAGTACTAGGGCATATCGCAGCCGTCTCAAACCACCGATATATTTCATAGTAGGTTCGCTGCGTCAGTTACAAATCAAAGCAGATCGCGCCAAGGTAATTGCCAGCCTCAGAGCAATGGGACAGATTCCCTATAACGCACCCACCGTCAAAGGATGGCCGCAGGATGCAGGCTGGTTGACGGCACCCTCATTGCTCACCCGCCTCAATTTAGCGCAACAACTTGTCAAAGAAGGCGATGACGATCTCGGGTTTGAGTACGATGCCCAACGCTTTACGACTGCAGATTTGGTAACGCTCCTACTGGATGGCAAACCCGAACCTGGTTTAAGTAATGCCATGAGCGGCTTATCGATCCGAGAGGCAACGGGACTAATTTTATCGTCGCCCACTTACCAACTAGCGTAG